A single genomic interval of Arthrobacter methylotrophus harbors:
- a CDS encoding response regulator transcription factor, which yields MASSHSMTNNLPQLSHPDGSPIRALVVDDEPSLAELMSMGLRMAGWSVAVACDGPAAVKLAKDFRPDVLVLDVMLPGFDGVELLGRIRAFAPEVPALFLTAKDDVQDRILGLAAGGDDYVTKPFSMEEVLLRLHRLVQRSGVAAMDTAELVVGDLTLNVDTREVTRGGEDIPLTATQFELLRYLMENPKRVVSKAQILDRVWDYDFGGQANIVELYISYLRKKIEANHPPMIHTVRGAGYVIKPAE from the coding sequence ATGGCATCCTCGCACTCCATGACCAACAACCTCCCGCAGCTTAGCCACCCGGACGGTTCCCCCATCCGCGCCTTGGTGGTGGACGACGAACCCAGCCTCGCCGAACTCATGAGCATGGGCCTGCGCATGGCAGGCTGGTCGGTGGCCGTGGCGTGCGACGGTCCCGCTGCGGTCAAGCTCGCCAAGGACTTCCGGCCGGATGTCCTGGTGCTCGATGTGATGCTTCCCGGATTCGACGGCGTTGAACTGTTGGGCAGGATCCGCGCCTTTGCGCCTGAGGTTCCCGCGCTCTTCCTTACCGCGAAGGACGACGTCCAGGACCGCATCCTTGGACTAGCCGCCGGCGGGGACGATTATGTCACCAAGCCGTTCAGCATGGAGGAAGTCCTGTTGCGCCTGCACCGACTGGTCCAGCGCTCGGGTGTGGCCGCGATGGACACGGCCGAACTGGTGGTGGGCGACCTGACCCTCAATGTAGATACCCGCGAGGTCACCCGAGGGGGCGAAGACATCCCGCTCACGGCAACCCAGTTCGAGCTCTTGCGCTACCTCATGGAAAATCCCAAGCGCGTGGTCAGCAAAGCCCAGATCCTGGACCGCGTCTGGGACTACGACTTTGGCGGCCAAGCCAACATCGTTGAGCTCTACATCTCTTACCTGCGCAAGAAGATCGAGGCCAACCACCCGCCCATGATCCACACAGTGCGCGGGGCCGGTTACGTCATCAAGCCTGCCGAATAG
- a CDS encoding HAMP domain-containing sensor histidine kinase encodes MSALSGIPRQSDHQWFNPSTWHLRTRLILVSMALLVAICGAVGVVSYASMDLFLTKQLDQQLVQASHGRPPAGDPNGRPDPLDARGQSIGTLNARIAGGQVSSDAGFLSSDATRTSLTANDAAALLALPPNGRAVDLNLSNGGYRVVASATPYGDEVITGLPLASKENTEALLVWTMVLVSLGGLVLIGLAGTVLIRRTMRPLEQLSDVATKVSKLPLDAGEVALAVRVPASAAHPGTEVGSVGHALNLMLDNVSNALEARQQSETKVRQFVADASHELRTPLTAIRGYTELLRMTETFTEDGRKSLARVQSQSERMTTLVEDLLLLARLDEGKAPVFTDVDLTQLVVETVSDEKVMAPEHVWQLKLPDEPLTVRGDTTQLHQVLANLLSNARKHTEAGTTVVTGVMRSADGSAVVTVTDNGPGIPREFQGRIFSRFARADAARSGSEGTSGLGLSIVESIVQAHGGTVEVTSRPGRTEFAVRLPAVRTALA; translated from the coding sequence ATGTCCGCACTCTCGGGTATCCCCCGCCAATCCGATCATCAGTGGTTCAACCCTTCAACCTGGCATTTGCGCACGCGCCTGATCCTGGTCTCGATGGCGCTCCTCGTCGCCATTTGTGGAGCCGTGGGCGTGGTCAGTTACGCCTCCATGGACCTGTTCCTCACCAAGCAGCTTGACCAGCAACTCGTGCAGGCCTCCCATGGCCGCCCGCCCGCTGGAGATCCGAATGGGCGGCCGGATCCTTTGGATGCCCGCGGCCAAAGCATCGGCACGCTGAACGCACGCATTGCCGGCGGGCAAGTGAGCAGCGATGCCGGATTCTTGTCCTCCGACGCCACCCGTACGTCTTTGACCGCCAACGACGCCGCCGCTCTGTTGGCGCTCCCCCCCAACGGGCGCGCGGTTGATCTGAACCTTTCCAACGGTGGCTACAGGGTGGTGGCGAGCGCAACCCCCTACGGCGATGAGGTCATCACCGGGCTGCCCCTCGCATCGAAGGAGAACACCGAGGCCTTGCTTGTCTGGACCATGGTCCTGGTTTCCTTGGGAGGCTTGGTGTTGATCGGGCTCGCGGGAACTGTTCTGATCCGCCGCACCATGCGTCCCCTGGAGCAGCTTTCCGACGTCGCCACGAAGGTGTCCAAGCTTCCGCTCGACGCCGGCGAGGTGGCGCTCGCGGTGCGCGTTCCGGCGTCGGCGGCTCACCCAGGAACCGAGGTGGGCAGCGTCGGCCACGCTTTGAACCTCATGTTGGACAACGTCTCCAACGCGCTCGAGGCCCGGCAGCAGAGCGAAACCAAGGTGCGCCAGTTCGTGGCCGACGCCTCGCACGAGCTGCGCACTCCGCTGACCGCCATCCGCGGCTACACCGAACTCTTGCGCATGACCGAAACGTTCACCGAAGACGGCCGCAAGTCGCTGGCCCGGGTTCAAAGCCAGTCCGAACGCATGACCACCCTCGTGGAGGACCTCCTTCTGCTGGCCCGGCTTGATGAAGGCAAGGCCCCGGTGTTCACCGATGTGGACCTCACGCAGTTGGTGGTGGAGACCGTCAGCGATGAGAAGGTCATGGCTCCCGAGCACGTCTGGCAGCTCAAGTTACCGGACGAGCCCCTCACCGTCCGCGGCGATACCACGCAACTCCACCAGGTCCTGGCCAATCTGCTCTCCAACGCCCGCAAACACACGGAGGCGGGAACCACCGTTGTCACGGGGGTCATGCGCTCCGCCGATGGCAGTGCCGTGGTTACCGTGACCGATAACGGACCAGGCATCCCGCGCGAATTCCAGGGCAGGATCTTCTCGCGCTTTGCCCGTGCCGATGCGGCCCGCTCCGGTTCCGAGGGCACGTCAGGGCTCGGCTTGTCGATTGTGGAATCCATCGTCCAAGCCCACGGCGGTACCGTTGAAGTGACCTCGCGGCCGGGCCGGACGGAATTTGCCGTGCGCCTTCCAGCGGTCAGGACCGCCCTGGCCTGA